TATTCATCGAACCAAGTTATGTCCAACTCACCCCATTCGTTCATAGGCACGTGTAAGGCTCTCCAAACGCCTTGTGAAGCGCTAACAAGGTTATTTTGACATGGTGGTTGATAATCATGTTTCTCATCACAACCCATAGTTGAATCACATTCATCCACAACCATGGCATTTACGCTTCTTCCATTACCATATATCGTTATGTTGCTAAGACATCTCCCTCCTCCATTGTACCAACCAGTCGAAAGAGCTACAACATGTGTATCATCAGAATGATACTTATCATCACATTTTGATGGTCCGTCTCCGTCTCCATCTCCACCCTTTTCGAAACTATTCAATGTGAGAATTGCTTTAGTCTTGCTAGACACTTGAGGTGAACATTTGTAAGTAGTGTATATTTTGTCTTTGATGCAACATATGTCATCTTCTTCGATGTTACAATGTCCGTTGGGCGGCTTTTTTGCCTTAATCTTGCTACTAGGCTTGCAGATTTGCAATCTTGACTCTGAGAAACTACAAATAGTAGAAAGAATTAGCAACACAATAAGAGATTTAGTACATAATCTAATGTTCTTCATGATCAATCTTTCTCTTAATTAGAAAATGTTTGATTAGTCTACATAAAGTTTGATCACATAAAACTCCAATCTTGTGTTCAAATTTCCAATTTATTCCTCTAAGCTTGTTGTATACCCCTTCCgttcctttttacttgtcacagtTTTCTTTCTGAGAatcaaattttgacttgactaacattttaatatttattttttcatcaaattgatttgacaaaaaacacaatttttagtactttttgtatagtttttgaatatcaaaatttttataatgtaatctaatttagctTTGACAGTTAGTCAGAGTGATTGTTAAAAAGCGCGACgtaacaactaaaaagaaagagaggaagGGAGTATATGTTAAACAAAATGGCCCTTATAAAATTGATGTCTTCATCATTATAACTTTGTTTTGTGTTGCAGCCCTACAAAGATTCCTATTGACATATGAATTTTTTCATGACAAAAAAGACAACAAAATTTTATCCAAAAACAAATTTGGAAACAAAGATAGTCTCAATCAGCTTAACTAAGACACCACGCTATTAAAATTTTCACCAATAAGCATATTCATCTATCaacgaataataaatatttcataagaaaagaataatTTGGAGTTTCAATCTCAAAGAAAGGTATAGGTTCAATTTTAAGACAAAATCACGGAACGTaacaaaaaattgttgaatttgcaTTCAATCAATTCAATCCACGTATCCTTTAAACCACGCTATAAATTCAACTATACCTATATAGGAAAGACGATGAAGATGTGAGACGAGTGCATATTATATAcacaaatatgaatttgaacATGGTTAGAAAACCAatagtaattatctcaaattaatTGGGAGTATAAACTTGttttatgaataaattaaaaattaaaaaacactCAGCCCTTTGAACATTTCTTAGGCACTTAGCAATACTTCAATTGGATTTGGCTTATTCCATCATctatctttttttccttttttaaatttaGTTGGGTAAAAGTTACATTTGGAGTCTTTTTTACGTTTAAATGATGGTGGTATTAGGCCAGCTTGCACAACGTTGATTATTTCTTTTGATACCTACTTTCTCTCACGAGCACATTTATCGGGAAAAATAGTGAAGGAACAAGATTTTGTATAAGGAGGACTATATTCATAAAAGATACTAAAATGTTACAGTAGGGATTCAAGCTTGTGACCTAAAACAATTTTTGGACCAGCTTTATAACTATAGCTGAATTTTTTATGTCAAGGAAATTCAATAGTTTATATgtactaaataaatatttattttactttttgctctATTTGcaaagtataatttttcgatgAAAGGAATTCATTTGAACTCTTTTTCTCTTGCTATATTAGTTCTGTCGGCTAGATAGAAAGAATtcacctagtatttttttttcttttgtctctattggaatttgaacttgagaccttacGATTGTTGTTTCTCCTCATTGATCACCAGGCCACACCGTTGAATACGAGGTACATTTTCAGTGCCTATTGAACTTGAATAAGGAGGCAAACATGTTCATACAATAACatgagaaattttattttcatgtctaATTTTGTGGCATTTGCATAGGTGATTTCTGCATCGGGGATAGCAGTGAGTGATGAATGCAAGCTGAACTTTTCAGAGTTGAAAACGAAAAGGAACCATAGATATATAGTGTTCAAGATTGATGATTCAATGCATCTATTAATTATGTGTTCCTATTCCTTTGTAGCAGTTATTAGCAGTAAGGGAGGTTATTCCTCGACTTTCTCATTTCAGTAGTAGTAGGAAGTTATTTCCTTGTTATTAGGTGGTTGGTGTTAATCCacaaatattgtatttaaagTCATTTGAATTCAATGGAAAGATATATAAGCGGAaatttattccattttattCATGAGTACTTTAACTCATCAACATTATAGGTTGTAAGAGGAAAACATCTGATTTCATTTTGCAACGTCTCATAACTAGATCCTTATCAGGGGACCGCCTTTTATTTGCTTGCTTTTGCTTAGTTCCATAAGCTTTTTATTCATATGTAGATCTTTGTTCATTAATCAGACCAGAATATATCAAGTTGTCCCCATTGTTTCTCAGGCACTCCTAATGCCTTCCAAACAGCTTTGGACGCGTCAACAATGTTGTTATCACACGGTGGTTGATAGTCATGAACATCATCACATCCCATTGTGGAATCACACTCATCCACAACCATAGCATTCGTTTGCCTTCCGTTCCCATAAATCGTTATATTCTGCATACACCTCTTTTCATCACTGAACCAACCTGTTGAGAGTGCAACCACCGGTGTGTTATTTGAATGGTATTTGTTGTCACATTCGGATTTTCCACCACCATCACCGCCTTTTTGGAAACTATTGATAGTTAGAACAGCTTTCGTCTTGCCTGAAATAGAAGGCGAGCACTTGTAAGTAGTGTATGACTTTCCAGGCTTGCAACATTCTGATTGATAGCCTATTTTGCATTTCCCTGGTGGTGGTTTTATGCCTTCAATCTTCCCACTGGGGTTGCACGACGAAGGTTGTGCCATGGCACATGAAATTAGTGTGCTCACAAGAATTATTGTGAGGATGATGAGAATGGTAACTTTTGGACTAGAGttcatcttcattttctttgttgagtacttGTGTTGGTGAGTGTTAATAAAGGCGCTCTGTCTAGTGGTATAAGTTGTGTTGGTGAGGGGGTGAagaagggtaaaaaaaaatagaactatTTATAGTGTGACAAGTGTTGGTGTATGGATAAATTATAATGGTTAATTCGTGATCTCCCAAGAGAACTTTTATTGAAGATGCTTGGTTTTTATCTAACAAGGTAACAACAAAGTTGAATTTGTGTTGTGATTATTTTTGGCCGTAACACATAAACAGACACTCAAATTTGTCCTCTAGTAAGTAAACAATTCGACTGTGAGTATGAACATCTATACACCTCAAAATTCGTCTTTACTGTGTCGGTTGATGAACACTCTAGCTTACCAAATAATCATCTAGACATCTccaaaatttatgtgtcatgtCAGCATCGACCGTCCACGAATGGCGGACGACAGCACAAGACAACAGCCACTAAGTGCCTTGGGGCATCTTAGTTAACCTGATGGAGACTAGATTTTGTTGTCATGAGAAAAGTCATGCCTATAGGAATCTTTGTAACGGCAGCACAAGAGAAGTTATAATCTTGAACAAAATGATGGAGACATCGATTTTACAAGGGccatttttttaaacatataacaaatttataatttagAAGATATTGGAACTTGAAAACAACCTCGGAGTTTCAGTGTTCGGTATATGTAGTATTGAGGTCCTATTGGAGGAAGTTTTATATTGGGTAAAAGATGTTTTTTAATAAAGATAACTCAGTATTCAATAAGGTTTGAGAACTTGAAACCTTTGATCAAGTACGAAGAAGAAGTACTCACCACTCATCACAATCTTCATTTGTGATGACTTAGGTTGCATCAGTGACAAAATTATTTTCGCATTCACTCTTGATTACTTTTTCTGTTACACATTAAGTTTTTTGTTTCTTGTGGATTACACTGAGTATGCAGTTATATGTTGTTACAGTCTTGCAAACTCAAACGTACAAAATAATCTTAACCTCTAAAATTAGTATATAGATTTTATAATTTGTGTTAGATTTGAAATTATTCACTTTATTTaatcaacataattttttagcaaTCTGCCCTTACATAGGTAGAGTACCACATTGGTAACATAAAGTGAATCCAAACTTAATGTACAATATAAAAAGCAGCACCAATGCAGAAGCAGAAACCACGCAGCCACGCAGTGAGCACAAAGCGAACTATTCTTTCGCCTTTTACTAAAGAATACCGTGTGCACGTAGCATTGTGGCATACGCCTATTTTTGGAGGAGTTCTCATTTTTGAGAGCCCCTACAATTCTAGTTTTAACCTTTAACAACTTATCCAGCACCTGGTAATTGTAGTAAGAGCACAACTGTCGAATGGAAAATGGGTacatgatttaaaaaaagagatcAATTTGGATAGACCATTATGATTATGACATGTGTCCCTCTAAGAATAAAACGAAGAGTGTTGATGtatcatttatgatagttcgaaatatatttatcctttccCGTTTTAGAATATTCCACCAATGTAAGCATTCCACAGAAAACTTCATATCAGCACCTAAGTGGCATGATGATGTGATGGATCATGACATAGGGGTGTGGAAGTTAAAAAGAATTTCTACTACCAATTTAATGATTGTTTCCTTCAACTTTCAATAATTAGTACTTAAAATTCACCCTTTTTTCACTTAATAAAAATGGACACTAAGAGCCCGTTTAAATTgacttaaataatttttaagtcaaaaagtAAAAAGTAGGAGAAATCTACTTTTGAtttctgacttattttaagtcattttaaacttattataAGCCATTTTTACCTTGCCAAAcactttctaacttattttaagtcatttttgacttattttaagttattttttatatttgtcaaatacttctagaagtcaaaaactgtcttaaaagtaggtttgaccaacttttaagtcaatccaaacaccctctaagTCGATTAAACATTTCTTCCTCCTGTCAAAACCATTGTCCATTATTTGGCAAATTTGCTCTCTTCTTTGCAACACACAACCAGATtgcaaatatcaaatcaaataaattttttaagctTTTTGTGTTAACTCTTCATCCCAAAAAGACACCCTTTTccatatgatgaaaaaaataaacttgagTTATTCTCTTTTAGCTATCAAATTCAATTTTAGTTGATCATGTCAAAACACCTATCTCTTAGCTAATTCATCATTTGAATCTCTGGTACCTTTCGGCTCAACTACATTTATAACGTTCCTTCAACTGCAAATCTATCGGTCTCAGATGTATCTTGGATGATTAGTTTAACTGATGATGCCATTGAAATGCGAAAGTCTTTTGTCCAATTGAAACTCCTGCTCTCCTGCTGCAACACTACCGTTCTTTGGAGACGAGATTAACTCGTGCTGCAAACTCATCAATTCCAGctttattttgctgttttttaCTCCTAAGCACTGAAACCTGTGGAAGATCACAATGATAACTATAACTGATGGTCGAAGTTAACGTTGGATGATAACTCGTGCAGTTACATTTTGCAGCAACAGCAGTCAAAAATAGTATGTTAAAGAACAGAATCAGCGCAAGTTGTGTGAGATCTGCAATATTGAAAGCCTTCTCCTCAACATATCAACACAAAAAGCTAGATTTAAGCAATACCTATTATCCCTTTTAACTAACCAATTATAATGATTTATATGCAAATCATTATATGATAAGCGCACAAACAGGTAATTATCATCTTTGAACCTCATTACCAAGTCTAAGGCTCGAGCTTTAGTTCTCTAGGTTCAATTGATTAAGCTCGAAGATTAATCTCTCGTGTTTTCCAACAATTAAGCAGATATTTGTCTAATGGATGGGATTCTcctaaaaaagaaacaagaatatgaacaaTGACAAAGTAAATAAGCTATCAATATTTTCGGTGATCAACTTTGACCATAAGCCAACTTGCTCCTAATTAATCTAATTGTCATTAAAGCAACATTGCCAATTGTCATACAGATGTTCCTGCCTTTACTCCCCTCACCCCTCCCAAACACACACACAGAGAAAGAAGATAGATAGAGAGAATTATTTAACTTGAGGTACCGTCAGTTTAAACACAGAAATCATTGTATGTTTGCATAAAACGTGAGAATATGCAGATTTATGATACCTTGGGCGTATCCATAGAGCTGCCAAAATAACCTATTCCAAAAGATGAGGAAGAATATACAGCAGCAATCTCAACAGCTTCCAGCCTAGCCAAACTGCCCCCAACCTATGGACAATGGATTGCCAGCCAATGTGGAAGGAAGTtcctttattttctaaaacatgagaaaagagaAGGATAAGGAAACACTGGAACAGTCTTACCAGTCTTGGAGGCTCTGCTTGAACTAGAAGGAATCCAGCACTTTGGTCAACTCCGCATTGACTGTTTTCTTGAATAGTTTGCAAAACCTTTTTACAGGCAGAAGATGGACCAGCTTGAGACCTGCAGAAAGAAACATGCAAGTACAAAAATTTCAAGCGCGAAAAGTGAGATGGAATATA
The DNA window shown above is from Solanum stenotomum isolate F172 chromosome 6, ASM1918654v1, whole genome shotgun sequence and carries:
- the LOC125868404 gene encoding kiwellin-1-like, which codes for MKNIRLCTKSLIVLLILSTICSFSESRLQICKPSSKIKAKKPPNGHCNIEEDDICCIKDKIYTTYKCSPQVSSKTKAILTLNSFEKGGDGDGDGPSKCDDKYHSDDTHVVALSTGWYNGGGRCLSNITIYGNGRSVNAMVVDECDSTMGCDEKHDYQPPCQNNLVSASQGVWRALHVPMNEWGELDITWFDE
- the LOC125868405 gene encoding putative ripening-related protein 1; its protein translation is MKMNSSPKVTILIILTIILVSTLISCAMAQPSSCNPSGKIEGIKPPPGKCKIGYQSECCKPGKSYTTYKCSPSISGKTKAVLTINSFQKGGDGGGKSECDNKYHSNNTPVVALSTGWFSDEKRCMQNITIYGNGRQTNAMVVDECDSTMGCDDVHDYQPPCDNNIVDASKAVWKALGVPEKQWGQLDIFWSD